In one Podarcis muralis chromosome 7, rPodMur119.hap1.1, whole genome shotgun sequence genomic region, the following are encoded:
- the LOC114601714 gene encoding ferritin heavy chain A-like yields the protein MNSQVQQNYHVDCEAAVNHMVNLELHASYVYLSMSYYFSRDDVALKHVATFLKEESLKKRGYAEMFLKYQNKRGGCIILHDIQKPEQDEWQSSLEAFQSALRLEGKVNQGLLDLHKLALEKEDPHLCHFLKSQFLEEQVKAIKQLADHLSNLRRLGVPQDGLGEHLFNKLTLGACN from the exons ATGAATTCCCAGGTGCAGCAGAACTACCACGTGGACTGTGAGGCTGCTGTTAACCACATGGTGAACCTGGAGCTCCATGCCAGTTACGTCTATCTTTCCATG TCCTACTACTTCAGCCGTGATGATGTTGCCCTCAAGCATGTAGCTACATTCTTGAAAGAGGAATCACTCAAGAAGAGGGGATATGCAGAGATGTTTTTGAAATACCAGAACAAGCGAGGGGGGTGCATCATTCTTCATGACATTCAG AAGCCGGAGCAGGATGAGTGGCAGTCCAGCCTTGAAGCCTTCCAGAGTGCCCTGCGGCTGGAAGGAAAGGTGAACCAAGGTCTCCTGGACTTACACAAGCTGGCTCTGGAGAAGGAGGATCCTCAT CTGTGTCACTTTCTAAAGTCTCAGTTTTTGGAGGAACAAGTGAAGGCCATCAAGCAGTTGGCAGACCATCTATCTAACTTGAGGCGCCTGGGAGTGCCCCAGGATGGTTTGGGAGAGCACCTCTTTAACAAGCTCACCCTGGGGGCGTGCAACTGA
- the ZBTB8A gene encoding zinc finger and BTB domain-containing protein 8A isoform X2 yields MEISSHQFHLLQQLNEQRRQDLFCDCSILVEGKVFKAHRNVLFASSGYFKMLLSQCSKETSQPTTATFQAFSPETFSVILDFVYSGKLSLTGQNVIEVMSAASYLQMTDVISVCKTFIKSSLDISEKEKDRYFSLSDKEVNSNGVERLCLYGTGWRTESSPPHSHLSPDQGTCIVGGNSWTNFNYYPATQRNAQQLSKHDQRQEPMKKTSRHIGLPQPSDVPHYKASKLEERVSEPISHTSPSEEDVQIDSEGDSGHSSYQYGQGSDTVPRGSAVSQQEHDSPHPAGKSKSSKGDEPYPSMPSVLGVMGNWADDDLPRMRFKCPFCTHVVKRKADLKRHLRCHTGERPYPCEACGKRFSRLDHLSSHFRTVRWHMLYFEMIHPRSIKLASPSAENASVT; encoded by the exons ATGGAGATTTCTTCCCATCAGTTTCATCTCCTGCAACAATTAAACGAACAGCGCAGGCAAGACTTATTTTGTGACTGCAGCATTTTGGTTGAGGGGAAGGTCTTCAAAGCCCACCGGAATGTGCTGTTTGCCAGTAGTGGCTACTTCAAAATGCTCCTTTCACAGTGCTCAAAGGAAACCAGTCAACCAACAACCGCAACTTTCCAGGCATTTTCTCCCGAAACATTTTCCGTGATCCTGGATTTTGTATATTCAGGCAAACTCTCCCTCACTGGCCAGAATGTGATTGAGGTCATGTCAGCTGCCAGCTATCTGCAAATGACTGATGTTATTAGTGTTTGCAAGACATTCATTAAATCCTCCTTGGACATCAGCGAGAAGGAAAAAGATCGCTATTTTAGTCTCTCGGACAAGGAAGTGAACTCGAATGGCGTGGAGCGTTTATGCCTGTATGGGACTGGGTGGAGAACGGAGAGCAGTCCCCCTCATTCGCACTTAAGCCCAGATCAAGGGACATGTATAGTGGGTGGAAATTCTTGGACCAATTTCAATTATTATCCAGCCACTCAGAGAAATGCCCAACAGCTGTCCAAGCATGACCAAAGGCAAGAACCCATGAAGAAAACCAGTAGACATATAGGGCTGCCACAACCCTCCGATGTCCCTCACTATAAGGCAAGTAAACTTGAAGAGCGAGTTTCAGAGCCTATAAGCCACACTTCTCCATCTGAAGAGGACGTCCAAATTGATTCAGAAGGTGACTCTGGCCATTCCAGCTACCAGTACGGCCAGGGATCCGACACCGTCCCCAGAGGCTCGGCTGTGTCACAGCAAGAGCATGATTCTCCACACCCTGCTGGCAAGTCAAAATCTTCCAAAGGGGATGAGCCATACCCTAGCATGCCCTCGGTATTGGGTGTGATGGGGAACTGGGCAGATG ATGATCTGCCTAGGATGAGGTTCAAATGCCCCTTCTGCACTCACGTGGTAAAGCGGAAAGCAGACCTGAAGCGCCACCTTCGCTGCCATACGGGAGAACGGCCGTATCCGTGTGAagcatgtggaaagagattcagcagGCTGGATCACCTGAGCAGCCATTTCCGAACAGTACGTTGGCACATGTTGTATTTTGAGATGATACACCCCCG ATCCATCAAGCTTGCAAGCCCATCTGCAGAAAATGCAAGCGTCACGTGA
- the ZBTB8OS gene encoding protein archease isoform X3, with the protein MAMFGYMTDTETVEPLDTVEVEAEGHDMLSLLFHFLDEWLYKFSANEFFIPREVKVLHIDRIRFRIRSIGWGEEFSLPKHPQGTEVKAITYSAMQIHEDETPEVFVIIDI; encoded by the exons ATGGCCATGTTTGGATACATGACGGATACAGAGACGGTTGAACCTCTGGACACAGTAGAGGTGGAAGCAGAGG GACATGACATGCTGTCTCTTCTCTTCCACTTTCTGGATGAGTGGCTTTATAAATTCAGCGCCAATGAGTTTTTCATTCCCAGG GAAGTTAAAGTGCTCCACATTGACCGAATAAGATTCAGAATAAGATCTATTGG GTGGGGAGAAGAGTTCTCTTTGCCCAAGCATCCCCAG GGCACAGAGGTCAAAGCTATAACCTATTCAGCAATGCAGATTCATGAGGATGAAACACCCGAGGTCTTTGTCATTATTGATATCTAA
- the ZBTB8OS gene encoding protein archease isoform X2 translates to MLHAWGDTLEEAFEQCAMAMFGYMTDTETVEPLDTVEVEAEGHDMLSLLFHFLDEWLYKFSANEFFIPREVKVLHIDRIRFRIRSIGWGEEFSLPKHPQGTEVKAITYSAMQIHEDETPEVFVIIDI, encoded by the exons gTTGCATGCCTGGGGAGATACCTTGGAAGAAGCATTTGAACAATGCGCCATGGCCATGTTTGGATACATGACGGATACAGAGACGGTTGAACCTCTGGACACAGTAGAGGTGGAAGCAGAGG GACATGACATGCTGTCTCTTCTCTTCCACTTTCTGGATGAGTGGCTTTATAAATTCAGCGCCAATGAGTTTTTCATTCCCAGG GAAGTTAAAGTGCTCCACATTGACCGAATAAGATTCAGAATAAGATCTATTGG GTGGGGAGAAGAGTTCTCTTTGCCCAAGCATCCCCAG GGCACAGAGGTCAAAGCTATAACCTATTCAGCAATGCAGATTCATGAGGATGAAACACCCGAGGTCTTTGTCATTATTGATATCTAA
- the ZBTB8A gene encoding zinc finger and BTB domain-containing protein 8A isoform X1: MEISSHQFHLLQQLNEQRRQDLFCDCSILVEGKVFKAHRNVLFASSGYFKMLLSQCSKETSQPTTATFQAFSPETFSVILDFVYSGKLSLTGQNVIEVMSAASYLQMTDVISVCKTFIKSSLDISEKEKDRYFSLSDKEVNSNGVERLCLYGTGWRTESSPPHSHLSPDQGTCIVGGNSWTNFNYYPATQRNAQQLSKHDQRQEPMKKTSRHIGLPQPSDVPHYKASKLEERVSEPISHTSPSEEDVQIDSEGDSGHSSYQYGQGSDTVPRGSAVSQQEHDSPHPAGKSKSSKGDEPYPSMPSVLGVMGNWADDDLPRMRFKCPFCTHVVKRKADLKRHLRCHTGERPYPCEACGKRFSRLDHLSSHFRTIHQACKPICRKCKRHVTEMTGQVVQEGTRRYRLCNECLSEAGIDSIRIDLDTEPPPEFPLEEDKDSNWNYGEDNRSDVEIVEDGSTDLVIQQVDDSDDEAEEKDIKPNIR; this comes from the exons ATGGAGATTTCTTCCCATCAGTTTCATCTCCTGCAACAATTAAACGAACAGCGCAGGCAAGACTTATTTTGTGACTGCAGCATTTTGGTTGAGGGGAAGGTCTTCAAAGCCCACCGGAATGTGCTGTTTGCCAGTAGTGGCTACTTCAAAATGCTCCTTTCACAGTGCTCAAAGGAAACCAGTCAACCAACAACCGCAACTTTCCAGGCATTTTCTCCCGAAACATTTTCCGTGATCCTGGATTTTGTATATTCAGGCAAACTCTCCCTCACTGGCCAGAATGTGATTGAGGTCATGTCAGCTGCCAGCTATCTGCAAATGACTGATGTTATTAGTGTTTGCAAGACATTCATTAAATCCTCCTTGGACATCAGCGAGAAGGAAAAAGATCGCTATTTTAGTCTCTCGGACAAGGAAGTGAACTCGAATGGCGTGGAGCGTTTATGCCTGTATGGGACTGGGTGGAGAACGGAGAGCAGTCCCCCTCATTCGCACTTAAGCCCAGATCAAGGGACATGTATAGTGGGTGGAAATTCTTGGACCAATTTCAATTATTATCCAGCCACTCAGAGAAATGCCCAACAGCTGTCCAAGCATGACCAAAGGCAAGAACCCATGAAGAAAACCAGTAGACATATAGGGCTGCCACAACCCTCCGATGTCCCTCACTATAAGGCAAGTAAACTTGAAGAGCGAGTTTCAGAGCCTATAAGCCACACTTCTCCATCTGAAGAGGACGTCCAAATTGATTCAGAAGGTGACTCTGGCCATTCCAGCTACCAGTACGGCCAGGGATCCGACACCGTCCCCAGAGGCTCGGCTGTGTCACAGCAAGAGCATGATTCTCCACACCCTGCTGGCAAGTCAAAATCTTCCAAAGGGGATGAGCCATACCCTAGCATGCCCTCGGTATTGGGTGTGATGGGGAACTGGGCAGATG ATGATCTGCCTAGGATGAGGTTCAAATGCCCCTTCTGCACTCACGTGGTAAAGCGGAAAGCAGACCTGAAGCGCCACCTTCGCTGCCATACGGGAGAACGGCCGTATCCGTGTGAagcatgtggaaagagattcagcagGCTGGATCACCTGAGCAGCCATTTCCGAACA ATCCATCAAGCTTGCAAGCCCATCTGCAGAAAATGCAAGCGTCACGTGACTGAGATGACGGGGCAAGTGGTCCAAGAAGGGACGAGGCGCTACAGACTTTGCAATGAGTGCCTCTCCGAAGCTGGCATAGACAGCATCCGCATTGATTTGGACACTGAGCCACCACCTGAGTTCCCGCTAGAAGAGGACAAGGATTCTAACTGGAATTACGGTGAAGACAACAGATCCGATGTGGAAATTGTAGAGGACGGGTCTACCGATTTGGTCATCCAGCAAGTGGACGATAGCGATGATGAAGCTGAGGAAAAAGATATAAAACCAAACATTAGGTAG